One genomic window of Salvia miltiorrhiza cultivar Shanhuang (shh) chromosome 4, IMPLAD_Smil_shh, whole genome shotgun sequence includes the following:
- the LOC131023751 gene encoding 2-methylpropanoate--CoA ligase CCL4-like — MDELKPRSANSCPLTPLTFLQRAALVYGDCPSLVYNATTYTWSQTHSRCLRAASAIASLGLGRGAVVSVVAPNIPAMYELQFAVPMAGCILNNINTRLDARSISVILRHSESKAVFVDSHLRSLLLQSTSLLPPAAPRPILILITDIDDPRDHNQFLDYEEMLQSGSANFEWVTPASEWDPMTLNYTSGTTSSPKGVVHSHRSIFIITSDSLINWSVPKQPVYLWTLPMFHSNGWSYTWGMAAVGGINICLRRFDAAAVYDAINKHSVTHMCGAPVVLTMLANYPRARPLKSPVEIMTGGAPPPAEVVLRTEALGFVVSHGYGMTEVAGVILSCAWKPKWSMLPAAERARLKARQGVRTLGLTAVDVVEAESGESVKRDGVSLGEIVVRGGSLMLGYLKDPAATAKCMREDGWLYTGDVAVMHPDGYLEIKDRSKDIIISGGENVSSVEVESVLYSNPLVNEAAVVARPDEYWGETPCAFLSLKEGVSPKPPERQMIDFCRERLPHYMVPKTVVFMAELPKTATGKVQKYALRNIANKMGTLAAASRM; from the coding sequence ATGGACGAGTTGAAACCGAGATCTGCTAACTCATGCCCCCTCACCCCTCTAACATTCCTACAACGCGCCGCCCTCGTATACGGCGACTGCCCTTCCCTGGTCTACAACGCCACCACCTACACCTGGTCCCAAACCCACTCCCGATGCCTCCGCGCCGCCTCCGCCATCGCCTCCTTGGGCTTGGGCCGGGGTGCCGTGGTGTCGGTGGTGGCGCCCAACATCCCCGCCATGTACGAGCTCCAATTCGCCGTGCCCATGGCCGGCTGCATCCTCAACAACATCAACACCCGCCTCGACGCCCGCTCTATCTCCGTCATCCTCCGCCACTCCGAATCTAAGGCCGTCTTCGTCGACTCCCACCTCCGCTCCCTCCTACTCCAATCCACATCTCTGCTCCCGCCCGCTGCTCCCCGCcccatcctcatcctcatcaccGATATTGACGATCCTCGTGATCACAATCAATTTCTCGATTACGAAGAGATGTTGCAGAGCGGCAGTGCCAACTTCGAATGGGTGACTCCGGCAAGCGAGTGGGACCCGATGACGCTCAACTACACCTCCGGCACTACTTCTTCTCCCAAAGGCGTAGTCCACAGCCATAGATCCATTTTCATAATCACATCCGATTCCTTGATCAATTGGTCCGTTCCCAAGCAGCCCGTCTACCTCTGGACGCTGCCCATGTTTCACTCCAACGGCTGGAGCTACACCTGGGGCATGGCGGCCGTCGGCGGAATCAATATTTGCCTCCGCCGATTCGACGCCGCCGCGGTCTACGACGCAATTAACAAGCACAGCGTCACGCATATGTGCGGCGCACCCGTGGTTCTAACAATGCTGGCCAACTACCCGCGCGCGCGGCCGCTGAAATCACCCGTGGAGATAATGACGGGCggggcgccgccgccggcggaGGTGGTGCTCCGCACGGAGGCGCTAGGGTTTGTGGTGAGCCATGGGTACGGGATGACGGAGGTGGCGGGGGTGATATTGTCATGCGCGTGGAAACCGAAATGGAGTATGCTCCCGGCGGCAGAAAGGGCGAGATTGAAGGCGCGGCAAGGGGTGAGGACGCTGGGGCTGACGGCGGTGGACGTGGTGGAGGCGGAGAGTGGAGAGAGTGTGAAGAGAGATGGAGTAAGCCTGGGAGAGATTGTGGTGAGAGGCGGCAGCTTGATGCTCGGGTATCTCAAGGATCCGGCGGCCACGGCCAAATGCATGAGGGAAGACGGGTGGCTCTACACGGGCGACGTCGCCGTCATGCACCCGGACGGCTACTTGGAAATAAAGGACAGGTCCAAGGACATAATCATCAGCGGCGGCGAGAATGTAAGCAGCGTGGAGGTGGAGTCGGTGCTCTACTCCAACCCGCTCGTCaatgaggcggcggtggtggcgcgCCCCGATGAGTACTGGGGGGAGACGCCCTGCGCCTTCTTGAGCTTGAAGGAAGGGGTCAGCCCCAAGCCCCCCGAGCGTCAGATGATCGACTTCTGCCGGGAGAGGCTGCCGCATTACATGGTGCCTAAGACGGTGGTTTTCATGGCGGAGCTGCCCAAGACCGCCACCGGAAAAGTGCAGAAGTATGCTCTCAGGAATATCGCTAATAAAATGGGGACGCTGGCGGCGGCGAGCCGGATGTAG